A window of Candidatus Jettenia caeni contains these coding sequences:
- a CDS encoding oligopeptidase, with protein sequence MSKIKIRDQIEDTYKWDVSVLYVSDDSWEEDYCKVEKEFPQLLKFKGSLADPRKLEQFMQFYVNHSIMRENLYVYANVRFFENTRNARYEEMKGRIELLVSKISAQTVFIKKELSSLSQNDIDTMIHENPHLAGYRFFLEGYARYNPHILSEETETVLAELKIALDKSDDIFSAYNDNNISFGEFEHKGEIIRLSHAKYAQLLESPDRALRQKVFDFYYRPYRQNIDVLANTYAAHVLANIKLAKVRNYSSMLEMSLFPDYVPTTVFSNLIEVVKENIDAISEFNVLKQEELGIEKLHFYDNYVPLVHEVDKKYSYEEAIDLVRTALEPLGAEYLRKYDSTVHARVIDVFESPGKRSGAFSWGSYASRGLIFLNYTEKFSDVSTFTHEFGHCLHRDYSIENQPYIYYQNPIFLAEIASTFNEALLFDHMSKIAKSSEERKFFLYHNMKRIEATFYRQTMFANFEKDIHEMAESGKALIAKSITGIYRKNLETYLGKGIVIDDQLNYEWARIPHFYHAFYVYKYATSLSAAIALSERVTSGEKGAVEDYLTFLKAGLHKEPLEILKDAGVDLTGKEAYEVTVNKFRKLLAEYKSLS encoded by the coding sequence ATGAGTAAGATTAAAATCCGGGATCAAATAGAAGATACCTATAAATGGGATGTGTCTGTTTTGTATGTATCGGATGATAGCTGGGAAGAAGACTATTGCAAGGTAGAAAAAGAATTTCCTCAGCTTCTCAAGTTCAAAGGCTCTCTTGCCGATCCCCGTAAACTTGAGCAGTTTATGCAGTTTTATGTTAACCATTCTATCATGAGAGAAAATTTATATGTGTATGCAAATGTCCGCTTTTTTGAGAATACCCGAAACGCCAGATATGAAGAGATGAAAGGGCGTATCGAACTGCTCGTCTCAAAGATTTCCGCACAAACTGTTTTCATTAAAAAAGAGCTGTCCTCTTTATCACAGAATGATATCGATACCATGATTCATGAAAATCCTCATCTGGCGGGGTATCGCTTCTTCCTGGAAGGCTATGCCCGGTACAATCCTCATATCCTTTCTGAAGAAACGGAAACTGTTTTAGCGGAACTGAAAATTGCCCTGGATAAGTCTGATGATATTTTTTCGGCTTATAATGATAACAATATTTCGTTCGGGGAATTTGAACACAAGGGAGAAATAATTCGTCTTTCTCATGCAAAGTATGCGCAATTGCTGGAATCACCCGACCGGGCTCTCCGGCAAAAAGTGTTTGATTTTTATTACCGGCCTTACCGGCAGAATATTGACGTCCTGGCAAATACCTATGCAGCACATGTACTTGCAAATATTAAACTGGCGAAGGTTCGGAACTATTCGTCTATGCTGGAGATGTCTCTGTTTCCCGATTATGTGCCAACTACGGTATTCAGTAATCTCATTGAGGTTGTAAAAGAGAATATTGATGCGATCAGTGAATTCAATGTCCTGAAACAGGAAGAGCTTGGAATTGAAAAATTACACTTCTATGATAATTATGTTCCCCTGGTTCATGAGGTTGATAAGAAATATTCCTATGAAGAAGCAATCGATCTGGTTCGTACAGCGCTTGAACCCCTCGGCGCAGAATATCTCAGGAAGTACGATTCTACTGTTCATGCGAGGGTAATTGATGTATTTGAATCCCCCGGCAAGAGATCAGGGGCGTTCTCCTGGGGTAGTTATGCGAGCAGGGGATTAATTTTTTTAAATTACACGGAAAAATTCTCTGATGTTTCAACATTTACCCATGAATTCGGCCATTGCCTGCATCGGGACTACTCCATTGAAAATCAACCCTACATCTATTATCAAAATCCAATCTTTTTGGCTGAGATAGCATCGACATTTAATGAAGCTTTGCTGTTTGATCATATGTCAAAGATTGCTAAATCCAGTGAAGAGAGGAAATTTTTTCTGTATCACAACATGAAACGCATAGAGGCAACCTTCTACAGACAGACCATGTTCGCAAATTTCGAAAAAGATATTCATGAGATGGCCGAATCCGGCAAGGCACTGATCGCAAAAAGCATAACCGGCATATACCGGAAAAATCTTGAAACATATCTGGGTAAGGGCATAGTTATTGATGATCAGTTAAACTACGAGTGGGCAAGAATTCCCCATTTTTACCATGCATTTTATGTGTACAAATATGCTACCAGTTTATCCGCGGCAATCGCTTTATCCGAACGTGTAACCTCCGGTGAAAAAGGTGCTGTCGAAGATTATCTGACATTCCTGAAAGCAGGATTACACAAGGAACCGCTTGAAATTCTGAAAGATGCCGGAGTTGACCTTACCGGAAAAGAAGCGTATGAAGTGACGGTTAACAAATTCAGGAAATTACTGGCAGAGTATAAATCATTATCATGA
- a CDS encoding cold shock protein, whose translation MAAGTVKWFNDKKGFGFITQDNGTDVFVHQTEIQGSGFRTLAEGDKVDFEVIKDQKGYKAAKVVKL comes from the coding sequence ATGGCAGCTGGAACAGTAAAATGGTTTAATGACAAAAAGGGTTTTGGTTTTATTACTCAGGATAACGGAACTGATGTTTTTGTACATCAGACCGAAATTCAAGGTAGTGGATTTAGAACTCTCGCCGAAGGAGATAAGGTCGACTTCGAGGTTATTAAAGACCAAAAGGGTTATAAGGCAGCAAAAGTTGTTAAATTATAA
- a CDS encoding glycine C-acetyltransferase yields the protein MSSVNAKSISSEEKRELTRKILENRKVKFQAESDDKSQNYQNYTYDMFIGNPGSELTEIKHFNEWVESATRDGLYTFESPRLGAQKTEIEIQRETGDRMRLLNFSSYNYLGFGYHPDVIAAAKDALDTYGLGAASSPVISGTYGIHKKLEEDLTHFFGLDDRSISLFPSGYSANVGVIQAYMKPGNHIVMDQSVHTSILEGAKISGANCSYFRHNDIEHLEQVLQEVSHGKSRVLVCVESLYGADGDYGDLSDIVRVVKNYQASILVDEAHSTLIAGENGRGVSEESGVLEDIDLYVITFSKAFSGVGGALLAKKEVVRYVNWYAKCRMFSCALDPAVTGGMIKVLELASGPEGEKRRRLLRENAAYFRKKLAGKVDMRNSKSWIVPVIFGSERNTLKLNDFLQREGFDGSILQFPSVPKNEARIRIFITSEHTRYQLDRGIDIILKAAEKFKFLL from the coding sequence ATGAGTTCTGTTAATGCAAAAAGTATATCGTCAGAAGAAAAACGTGAGCTTACCCGTAAAATTCTGGAGAATCGTAAAGTTAAATTCCAGGCAGAGTCTGATGATAAATCTCAAAATTATCAGAACTATACCTATGATATGTTTATCGGCAATCCCGGATCTGAACTGACAGAAATAAAGCATTTTAACGAATGGGTAGAGAGTGCAACGAGGGATGGTTTATACACATTTGAATCGCCAAGACTTGGGGCGCAAAAAACCGAAATTGAAATCCAGCGTGAAACGGGTGATAGAATGAGACTATTGAATTTTTCCAGCTATAACTATCTGGGATTTGGCTATCATCCTGATGTAATTGCAGCGGCAAAAGATGCTCTCGATACCTATGGTCTTGGTGCGGCTAGTTCACCCGTGATCAGTGGTACGTATGGTATTCATAAAAAGCTGGAAGAGGATCTCACGCATTTTTTTGGATTAGACGACCGGTCAATATCATTATTTCCCTCTGGCTATAGCGCGAACGTAGGTGTTATACAGGCTTACATGAAGCCGGGAAATCATATCGTAATGGATCAATCGGTTCATACATCAATTCTTGAAGGGGCGAAGATATCCGGGGCAAACTGCTCCTATTTTCGACATAATGATATTGAACATCTCGAACAAGTTTTACAAGAAGTTTCCCATGGAAAATCACGTGTTCTTGTTTGCGTCGAAAGTCTATATGGTGCAGATGGTGATTATGGTGACCTTAGTGATATAGTACGGGTGGTTAAAAATTATCAGGCAAGCATTCTTGTTGATGAGGCTCATTCAACTCTGATTGCCGGTGAAAATGGCAGAGGAGTCAGTGAAGAGTCTGGCGTCTTAGAAGACATCGATCTTTATGTCATTACTTTTAGTAAGGCATTTAGTGGGGTTGGTGGCGCATTACTCGCAAAAAAAGAGGTAGTCCGTTACGTTAATTGGTATGCAAAATGCCGCATGTTTTCCTGCGCTTTAGATCCTGCAGTAACCGGTGGTATGATTAAGGTGCTCGAACTGGCGTCAGGGCCTGAGGGCGAGAAGAGGCGCAGATTACTACGGGAAAATGCGGCGTATTTTAGAAAAAAACTTGCAGGAAAAGTTGATATGAGAAATAGTAAAAGTTGGATTGTTCCGGTGATTTTTGGCTCAGAACGAAATACCTTAAAACTCAACGACTTTCTCCAGAGAGAAGGTTTTGATGGAAGTATCCTGCAATTTCCATCAGTACCAAAAAATGAAGCACGTATTCGTATATTTATTACCTCTGAACATACCAGATATCAATTGGATAGGGGTATAGACATCATCCTGAAAGCTGCCGAAAAATTTAAGTTTTTATTATAA